Genomic window (Deinococcus carri):
CTGGGGCACGGGCCGGAGCCGGTGGGGGGGGAGGACGGGTGAGCCTGACGTTCCCGGCCCGCCCGGCAGGGGTGCTGTTCGACATGGACGGCGTGCTGACCGCCAACAACGCCTTTCACCGCCAGGCGTGGCAGGAGGTGGCCGCCGAGCTGCTGAACCTGACCCTCACGGGGCACGACCTCGACACCAAGGTGGACGGCGGGCGCAACCCCGAGATTCTGGAGCGGCTGACCGGAAAGCCCCCCGAGGAACCCTTTCTGCGCCGCTTCCATGAGGCGAAGGAGGGCCGCTACCGGGAGCTGGCCCACGGGCAACTGCGCGAGGTCGCGGGCCTGAGGGCCTACCTGGACGCGCTGGAGGCCCGCCGCCTTCCCTTCGCCCTGGTCACGAGTGCCGACGCCGTGAATGTCGAGTTCGGCCTGGAGGCGCTGGGCCTCGGCGGGCGCTTCGGGCCGCGGGTGCTGGGCGAACACGTCACCCGCGGCAAGCCCCACCCGGAGCCGTTTCTACGGGGCGCGGCCCTGCTGGGCCTGGACCCGGCCGCCTGCCTCGCCCACGAGGACGCGGTGAACGGCGTCCGCAGCGCGGCGGGCGCGGGCTGCACCGTGGTGGCGCTGACGACCACCGCCCCGGCGGAGGCGCTGCTGGCGGCGGGCGCGGCGCTGGCCGTCCCCGACTTCACACGCTGGGAGACCTGGCTCGCATGAAGGGGCTGGCGTGAAGGGAGCCGACGCCGAGGCCCGCGCCGAGGCACACCTCAGGGCGCTGGGGCGGGAGGTGGTGACCCGCAACTACCGCATTCCGGGCGGCGAGATTGACCTGGTGAGCCGCGACGGGGCGGTGCTGGTCTTCACCGAGGTCCGCCAGCGCCGTTCCGCCCGCTTCGGCAGCGCCGCCGAGAGCGTCACCCTGCGCAAGCTCGCGCTGATGCAGCGCGCCGCCCTGGCCTACCTCCTGCGCGAGCATGGCCGCGACGACCTCCCCTGCCGCCTGGAAGTCCTGACGATTGACGGCCCCGCCGACACGGGCACCCTCACGCTGCTGCCGCTGGAAGGCTAGCGCCGGGGGTCATACGGACTCCGATGGAAAGGTTTACTGGTCAACCTGAAATCCGAGCGGAGCGAGAAGGAGCAAGACGGGTTCCGTCTCATACGGATTCCGATTGAAGGGTGTTGAAAACACCCGGAAATCCGACCAGAGGGAGAAGGAATAAGGGCGGATTTCGGGAGATGGATGAACAGGCGGTGCCCTCCCGACTGTTCAGGAATTGGACGGAATCCGTATCAGAAGGTGGGGGGAGGTGCGGCGGAGTCGCCCTGGTTCTGAAAGAAGCCGTCGGGAGGGAGGGGCAGGTCGCCGCCCTCCTGCGGCTGCTCGGGAACAGAGTACGGGTCGGCGGGGGCAACGTCGGGGGACGGCGTTTCGGGCGAGACGGGTTCGCCGGGTTGAACGTCGGGGAAGGGCACGGAGGGACTGTCCCCCGTGCCGTCCTGGGCGGTGCCGCCGTCTCCGGGGAGGCCGACGCTGTCCTGTGGCTCGGCGGGGGCGGGAGCCGTGTCCCAGGGCAGGGCCTGGTCCGGGGCTTCCGGCACGGGCGGCTCCTGGGTCGGCTCCTCCTGCGGGAAGCCCTCCCCGGTGGGCGGTTCGGGGGGCGGGGGTTCGGCGGGGACCGGCTCGGGCTGGGGGGCCGGGGCCGAGCGCCAGGTACGCCGGCTGAAGAAGCCGCCGCCGTCGCTGCTCCCGCTGCCGTCGCGCGCCACCTGTTCCTGATCGGCCTCTCCCTCACGGAAGGCCATCTCGACCTGCCGCACCACGCGGTAGGTGATGCCGCCGGGTTCGGTAAAGGTCTGGTGGGGTTTGCCTGCCAGCGCCCCCGCCACCGCCTGCTGCCAGACCGGGGTGGGAATCTCGCCGCTGTAGGCCCAGTTCGGCAGCGCGCCGCCCGCCTGCTTGCCCAC
Coding sequences:
- a CDS encoding HAD family phosphatase gives rise to the protein MSLTFPARPAGVLFDMDGVLTANNAFHRQAWQEVAAELLNLTLTGHDLDTKVDGGRNPEILERLTGKPPEEPFLRRFHEAKEGRYRELAHGQLREVAGLRAYLDALEARRLPFALVTSADAVNVEFGLEALGLGGRFGPRVLGEHVTRGKPHPEPFLRGAALLGLDPAACLAHEDAVNGVRSAAGAGCTVVALTTTAPAEALLAAGAALAVPDFTRWETWLA
- a CDS encoding YraN family protein, with amino-acid sequence MKGADAEARAEAHLRALGREVVTRNYRIPGGEIDLVSRDGAVLVFTEVRQRRSARFGSAAESVTLRKLALMQRAALAYLLREHGRDDLPCRLEVLTIDGPADTGTLTLLPLEG